One Bemisia tabaci chromosome 7, PGI_BMITA_v3 DNA window includes the following coding sequences:
- the LOC109036762 gene encoding activating signal cointegrator 1 complex subunit 1 has product MISDSDMEILRPKIINIAGRCYRVHNFVENTSNLPDTSAPGPYHELDGNYDDDLVYEDKDEKDNLTIESTPEGYKAEFHVARNYYPAIIGSKGAVRKRLETETKTHIKIPRLGITTGDIVITGSDANGVRRAYRRVKQIVEKVRKTQPATHFISIRCTSEAIKSNFLTFKKLVLEEYKSIDITESIFQVPEKLHLTIAVLVLSDTIERTKACQVFEECRDIFLLPTINGRKLTLNLKGLEIMNDDPSEVNVLYAKVKSNDDDLLQTVVDGIVSYFEDYGLLSKQYEKVKLHATLMNTAFDKRSEAEVDPDSKKRKTFDATKILRDLQDFEFGSTTFEGLDLSVRFSTGTDGYYTYSTRVNFMSCTA; this is encoded by the exons ATGATTAGCGATAGCGATATGGAGATCTTAAGACCAAAAATTATCAACATCGCTGGCCGGTGTTATCGAGTCCATAACTTTGTGGAAAATACCTCTAACCTACCGGATACCTCTGCTCCTGGCCCGTACCATGAATTAG ATGGAAACTATGATGATGACTTAGTGTATGAAgacaaagatgaaaaagatAATTTAACAATTGAATCAACCCCTGAAGGATACAAGGCTGAATTTCATGTGGCAAG GAACTATTATCCTGCAATTATTGGTTCCAAGGGTGCTGTTCGTAAAAGACTGGAAACTGAGACAAAGACGCACATAAAAATTCCTCGTCTTGGTATTACAACTGGTGACATAG TTATCACAGGTTCTGATGCCAATGGTGTGCGAAGGGCTTATCGCAGGGTGAAACAAATTGTAGAAAAAGTGCGAAAGACTCAGCCTGCTACCCACTTCATCTCCATTCGATGCACTAGTGAGGCCAttaagtctaattttttaactttcaag aaacttgtcTTAGAGGAGTACAAATCTATTGATATTACTGAATCGATTTTCCAAGTTCCTGAAAAACTTCACTTGACAATCGCAGTACTGGTATTATCCGATACTATTGAACGGACTAAAGCTTGCCAAGTCTTTGAAGAGTGTAGAGACATTTTTCTGTT gCCAACCATCAACGGGCGAAAGCTAACTCTCAATTTGAAAGGCCTAGAAATTATGAATGACGATCCAAGCGAAGTCAACGTACTTTACGCCAAAGTcaagagcaatgatgatgatcTTCTGCAAACAGTCGTTGATGGTATCGTTAGCTACTTTGAGGATTACG GACTCTTGAGTAAACAGtatgaaaaagtgaaattgcaTGCTACCTTGATGAATACTGCCTTTGACAAAAGAAGCGAGGCCGAGGTTGATCCTGACTCAAAGAAAAGGAAAACTTTTGatgcaacaaaaattttgaga gatTTACAAGATTTTGAGTTTGGCTCCACAACGTTTGAAGGATTGGACTTGTCTGTACGATTTTCTACTGGGACCGATGGCTATTACACATATTCGACTCGTGTCAACTTTATGTCCTGTACAGCTTAA